In Rhodococcus qingshengii JCM 15477, the sequence AGATTCTGCCGCCCGTGCAACGCCACTCATCTGTACGAGATGCCGTTCCGGCTCGCGGCACTCCAGGCAGGCCTCGAGCTACAGCCGGACACATCTCCCCCAGTGCTCGAACGCATTCCGGGTTGGCGCCGACGCCCATTCAGCGCCACGGGCGCAGACGCAGATTCCCGCTTCGACGTGATCCGGGGTTATCTGCGGTTCTACGGCCCCGCGACTCCTGCTCACGTCGCGTCGTTTCTCGATGCTCCGGTCAGGGACGTCAAAGCCCACTGGCCAATCGATGCCGAGGAGATCGAGGTGAACGGCGAGAAGCGGTGGATTCTCGAACAGGACCGCGAAGACTTGTTCGGCTCCCCCACCGATTCGAGTACGCGCTTGCTCGGGCCTTTCGATCCGTATGTACAGCTCAAGGATCGGGAGACCCTGGTTCCCGATCCGACCGCCCAGAAGACGGTGTGGCCGCCCCTCGGGCGACCGGGCACGGTGGTGGTCGGTGGCACGATCACCGGATTGTGGCGACCACGAGCATCCGGAAAGAAGCTGAAGGTCGCGATCACCCCGTGGGGAACGTGGTCACGATCGGCCCGCGCAGCAATGGCCCAGCAGGCCGAAATACTTGCCGAATTTCGCGGCGTCGAGCTCTCCGAACTGGTCGAAGTATCTTGATCGAGCCAGTGGCATCCGGATAATTCCAGCTCACACCCGCCCCGATTCGGAGAAGGAAACCCCCAACGATAACCTGAATGCGACCTTCGCACGCACCCTTGTTCAGGAGAGATGATGGCCGACTTCCTCTATGAGGACCTGTTGCCGATCGGTGATGACACCACCGAGTACCGATTGCTCACCACCGAAGGGGTGTCGACAGTCGAGGGACCGGACGGCCGCACCTTCCTGCAGGTCGAGCCGGAAGCGATGCGCTTGCTGACCGAAACGGCGCTGCACGACATCTCTCATTACCTGCGCACGGATCACCTGACGCAACTCGCGAGCATCCTCGACGATCCCGAAGCGTCGAACAACGACAAGTTCGTCGCGCTCGATCTGCTCAAGAACGCCAATATCGCCGCTGCCGGGGTTCTGCCGATGTGCCAGGACACCGGAACCGCCATCGTCATGGGCAAGCGTGGACAGCATGTGCTCACCCCCGGCGACGACGAGAAGTCCATTGCCCGCGGTGTCTACGACGCCTACACGCGTCTGAACCTGCGCTACTCGCAGAACGCCCCCATCACGATGTGGGACGAGAAGAACACCGGCAACAACTTGCCCGCGCAGATCGAGCTGTACGCCGATACTGCTGCCGGACATGAGAACTCGTACAAGTTCCTCTTCATGGCCAAGGGCGGCGGAAGCGCCAACAAGTCCTACCTGTACCAGGAAACCAAAGCGATCCTGAACCCCGACTCGATGATGCAGTTCCTCGAGGCGAAGATCCGCTCACTCGGCACCGCGGCCTGCCCGCCGTACCACCTCGCGATCGTCGTCGGCGGTACCTCGGCCGAGTTCGCGATGAAGACGGCCAAGTACGCGTCCGCGCACTACCTCGACGAATTGCCCACCGAAGGCGCCATCACGGGCCGCGGCTTCCGCGATCACGAACTCGAGAAGAAGGTCTTCGAGCTCACGCAGAAGATCGGCATCGGCGCACAGTTCGGCGGTAAGTACTTCTGCCACGACGTCCGCGTCGTTCGACTCCCCCGCCACGGCGCTTCGTTGCCCGTCGCCATTGCGGTGTCCTGCTCGGCAGATCGACAGGCGAAGGCCAAGATCACCCCGGAGGGCGTGTTCCTGGAACAGCTCGAATTCAACCCGGGCCGTTTCCTGCCCGAGGTCACGGACGCTCAGCTCGACGAAGAGACGGATGGCATTTCGGGTACCGGCAAGGGCGCTGCGGTCAAGATCGATCTGACCAAGCCGATGTCGGAGATCCTGGCCGAGCTCTCCAAGCACCCGGTGAAGACTCGTCTCTCCTTGACCGGTCCGCTCGTCGTGGCACGCGACATCGCGCACGCCAAGATCAAGGAACGCCTCGACGCAGGCGAAGAGATGCCGCAGTATCTCAAGGATCACCCGGTGTACTACGCCGGCCCCGCCAAGACGCCCGACGGCATGGCGTCCGGTTCGTTCGGCCCGACCACGGCCGGCCGTATGGACTCGTACGTCGAGCAGTTCCAGGCCGCCGGTGGCTCGATGATCATGCTGGCCAAGGGAAACCGCTCCAAGCAGGTCACCGACGCCTGCAACTCGCACGGCGGTTTCTACCTCGGGTCGATCGGTGGACCGGCCGCTCGCCTGGCGCTCGACTGCATCAAGAAGGTCGACATCCTCGAGTACGCCGAACTGGGAATGGAAGCCGTCTGGAAGATCGACGTCGAGGACTTCCCCGCCTTCATCGTCGTCGACGACAAGGGCAACGACTTCTTTGCGCACACCGGTGAAGTGACCCTGACGATCGGCAAGCGTCCGGGTCTGTAGACACGTCAACAGCAAAGAGCCCCGGCGAGTTTCGATCGCCGGGGCTCTTTTGTGTCTTTGTCAGGTCCAGAGCGCGGCCACGAATACGGTCACGATCGACAAACCGCCGACGACGTGTACCAGATTCGGATTGGGCTGGCCCTTCTTCTGCTTCGCCCGGGTGATCTCGGCAAGCGCCACGATGACCAGCGAAAGCACCAGCTTCACAGCGATCTTCGCGTGAATGTAGTTCTTGTCCAGGGCGCCTTCGCCCAACCCGACGATGATCAGGCCGGACACGAACTGCATCCTGGCACCCCACACCATGACCTCGGTGATCGAAGGAGCCTTGAGGACGGTGAAGTAGCTACCGACCAGGGCAGCCATGCCGAGTAGGTGAATCACTACAAAGACGTTGTATAGAACAGACATACAAGCACTTTAACTTGTACCTTGTTCTGGCCGAACGGAACTGCGACTTCTCTCAGAGAATTCCGGCTTCGGATGCGGCGGAACGATACTTCGCTGCCAATGTGTCCACCGTCTCGTGTGCGTTGAGGCCGCTGGGATTGGGCACGATCCAGAGTTTTGTCCCCTCGAAATCACGGTCCTGACGCCCAGCCTTCGCCTTCTTGTCACCGAAAGCTGTTCGATAGGCGGTGATTCCGGCGAAGGCAACGACTACTGGATTGGTTGCGCGCACGATGTTTCGGACCCGAACTCCGCCAGTTGCGAGTTCCTCCGACGTCAATTCATCGGCGCGCGCAGTTGCCCGCACCGCCAAATTGGTGATGCCCACTCCCCGATCGATCAGATGCTGTGTGTCAGCGTCCGACATACCCGCGGAAGGATCGATCGCATGCTCGATGATGCCTGCCCGCAGCAGTGCCGGATAGAACCGATTGCCCGGCCTGGCGAAATGCGCGCCTGTTGCGGCAGTCCACAGTCCCGGGTTGATACCGACGAACAACAGCCGGCAATCCGGCCCGATCAGATCCTCGATCTCGGCGTCTCGGAACGATTCCAGTTCGGCGCGCGTGAATCCCATGCAGCCAGTACATCAGGCCGTCACGACAGCGCCTCGCGCACCTCGTCGATCGCGTCGTGCATCATCTGCTCGTACACATCGATGTCCGGAATCGAGGCCGGACTGCTGGTGATGCTGATCGTCACCGTGTCCCCGATCCCGTGTACGCCGTGGGTCAACGACATGACCGGCGACAAACTCGGGAAGCCCGCTGTGAACCGAACGACGCCGCCTCCGAGCACCAGATCCGCGTCACCGCGCGCGACACTCGACACCACGGTGTTTCCAGTGACCTCGTCGGGTACTGCCGTGAAATCGTATTGCTGCACGCCCCAACGGACCAGCGGGCCGGGAACAGCGTTCAGCGCGAGATCCGACGCTGCGCTGGATGGATGGGACGCACGTGCGCGACGCTCGTCCATCGACTCCCTGATCAATTGGGCTCGCTCACGAAGATCATCGACTTCCGGGAACAGCCCGACACCTGCATTGCGGAAGTGATTGCGCGCCGTGGGTGTACCTGCCTTGGCGATGGTCACCTCAGCTCCCAATTCGGGCGGTACCGAGCCGTCTCGCTCGGTGAGGTAGTTCGCCATCGCTACCGAGATGGCTGTCATCGCTCCGACTGTGACGGATACGCCGTCGCCACGGAAATCTGCGCTGTCCCGCACGACCATGCGCACCAGTCGGTGCGGTCCGGGAGGGATGTTCGAGCGCACCTTCGGACGGCTCGCTGCCTGCGGCGCAACAACTCCCGATTCGGTGTCCGCCTGCAGCTGTAACTGCGCGCGGTGCCCCGCCCGGCCGTCGCGGAACAGCGAAACAAGTTGGCCCGGAAGGCGCAGGGCGGCGCGGCCCAGAATCTCGGCTGATCCGCTACGCCGCACGTCCGTCTTCTGCTTCGCGGGCGGTTGCGGCGAGAACAGCTGGCGAGCAATCGCCGACGCGCGTTTGCCGTCCGCCAGAGAATGAGCGACCTGCAGAACTGCGATCAGCGCCGGGCCACTGCAGCGCGGCACGCCGGTGACGCCGTGAAACAGGTGCAGCGTCCACGGGGACTCGCGCGGGTCGACGTGGTTCTCGAGTAGCTTCTCGATTCCGTGAATGCACGAGAGCCACGAGTTTTCGGGCAGCTCATGCACTCTCACCAAGGAGGCGTCGACCGGCATGGGCTCCCACACCGGATAGTCGAGGTGCCACGGTGATTCACGAATCCGAACATTGAGATCCGGAATGAGCGACGCTCTTTCCACCACCGAGCGTCGTAGCTCGTCCATGTGCTGGCTCTGCCCGTCGAAACAGTAGAGCAGCAGCTGATCGTTCGGGATCTTCTCCGAAATCCAGAAGGTTTGGGCATCGGTGGGCGTCATCCGTAACACCGGGAGACGGTACCACCGGCTTGTCAGCTCTTTTCTGCAGCAGCTTTCAGCTGGGACAGGCCCTTCTCGAAATCCTTTCCGACAAGCTTGTCCATGCTGAAGATGAAACCGAAGATCTTGAAGAACAGATTCTTCTCTCCGGTCATCTTCCACGTCACCTGAACTTCACCGGAATTCGGCGAGATGAGAAACGTGGTGACGTTCTGCGCCTTGAACGGCTTGAGGAAGGCCAGGTCCAAAACTACTCGTTCATTCGGGACGGATTCGGTGATCACCATCGAACCGGAGCCCGCCTTCTTGTTTCCCGCCCAGGCGTACGAAGCCCCGACGCCCGCGTCAGGACCCGCGTACGTACGCTGCATCGCCGGGTCGAGACCTTCCCACGGCGACCACTGAGTCCACTGATGGAAATCGTTGATCAACGCGAAGACGACCGGTGCTTCTGCCTTGACGATCGTCGTACGTTCTACCAGGAATTCGTCGGAATTCTGCGAAGCCATCGTCGATCTCCAATTCTCGGGCGTGACAAGTGTTCGGAATTATCCACGGTCGACGAGATCGGAGCGAGTCGACACTCAGTCCCGCAGGCACAGGCAGAAAAAGTGACCGACCGGGTCGCGGTACACGCGGAAAGTCTGATGTTCCGGAATGTCGGTCACCCGCTGCGCACCCAGGCTGATCACCCAAGCCTCGGCGGGTTCAAGAGAATCCACGAACAGATCCAGATGGATCCCGACACCGGAGGTCGGCCAGTCCACCGGAACGAAATCCGGAGCGAGCTGAAATGCGAGCCGCCCCCCGCCGGGCCCTTCGATCACGTGCCAATCATCCTCGTCGCGAACACTTTTCCACTCGAGGACCTGGACGTAGAAGTTGGCCAATGCAGCCGGATCCGGGCAGTCCAGGACTGCGTAGTCCATACCGATGTTCGGGCGCGTCACTGTGCCTTCTTCTCCTGAACTTTCTTACGCACGAACAACAACGGAAGAACCAGCGTCGCAACGGCGGTTACCAGCCACACGACGACGGTTCCCAGAATCCACGTCGAGACACCGGAGATCGACAGATTGGAGAAGAGCGACGCCACCAACAGCGCGACAAATGTCGACACCAATCCGATTCCGCCGAGAAATGCCGGTGCATGGCGCTTTGCCACCGTGGCGATGAACGGCGCCAGGACCGACTGCGCAATCGCAAAGATCACGACCGCAACGATGAATCCGGATGTGGGCGCCGAGAAGCCCGAAAGAATCAACGACGCAACTAGAAGCCCGACAGCGGCAGAACCCAGGAAGATCGCGGCGCGAATCAGGAAGCTGATCATTTGTTGATCCTATATGTCGGATATCGAGGAGAACAGATATTCACAATCCCAGAGATTCCTGCACCTCTCGCAATGTCCGGGCAGAAGATCGGAGCCCCGAAGCCTCTCTTTCCGATAGCGGTACTTCGAGGACTCGGCCGGCACCAGCACGACCAACCATCGTGGGAAGGGACAGGCAAACGTGCTCGAGTCCGTGGACGCCGCTCTGCAAAGTCGACACCGGCAGAACCCGTTGTTCGTCCCGCAACACGACTTCCGCGATGAATGCGCTCGACAATCCGATGGCGAGGTTGGTCGCACCCTTACCCTCGATGATCTCGTAAGCACTCTCGACTACAGACTTCGCTACTTTCGCGCGTAGGTCGGGGCCGAGGACGCCACCCGACGGTCCCACGAACGAGGTTGCCGGCACTCCGCCGATGGTTGCGCTCGACCAGAGCGGAATCTCGGAATCCCCGTGCTCGCCCACGATGAAGGCATGAACGTTCTCCACCGCGACTCCGAGTTCGGTAGCCAGCAGGAATCGCAATCGGGCCGTGTCCAGCACGGTCCCAGATCCGAAAATTCGGCCGCGGTACGACAGTCCCGCGGCCTGGATCGCTGCGTAGGTCGCCACGTCGACCGGGTTGGTGACGAAGAGAAGGACCGCGTCCGGTGACACCGCCAACAGTTGTTCGGTCAGTGTCTGCGCGATCTTGACGTTCACCGCGGCAAGTTCGAGCCGCGACTGACCGGGATGCTGTTTGGCACCCGCGGTGACGACGACCAAGTCGGATCCCGCGGTGACCGAGATGTCATCGCCTCCGTCGACAGTGCACGGCGGTGTGAACTGGGTGCCGTGGTTGAGATCGAGAACTTCGGCCCGGACCTTTGCGCTGTTGGTGTCGTAGAGGGCGAGCGCGTCGGCCGATCCGCGTATCAGGCACGCATACGCAATTGCGGTGCCGACACTTCCCGCACCGACAACGGACACTTTTCGTCTGGATGAACGATTCGGCGTCGTCATGGGTAAATGGTGCTCGCTCGATAACGATTTCGCAGTACAACGGATTGCCAGTCTCTTCTCAGGGTTTGGATGCAGACCTCTCAGAATCGACGTGGATGATCGCTGACATGGCTGAGGTAACCGTTCTTGCAGTTGGCGGCACCGGCGAATCCCACGTCGGCGACCACGGCGCCCGTGTGCGCGGACTCCTCAGTGCCGTCACCGACGAACTCGACAGTCGATTCGATTCTCGCTGGGTCGCTTATCCCGCATCGTACGGTCCGGTCGCCGACGGTGGCCTGAGCTTTCGGCACAGCACCGCGATGGGTGTGAAGGCCCTCACCGCCGAAATCGCACAGACAGACGGCCCGGTCATGCTGATCGGATACTCACAGGGATGCACCGTGATCCGCTCGGCTCTTCCGACGCTGAACCGCGCCAACATCATCGGAGTCGGACTGATCTCCGATCCTCAACAACCGGCAGACGTGATCGAAGGTTGTGAGGGACACGGAGTTGCCGGCGACGGACCCGAGATCCAGCCGTGGATTCCGGTCAAGTGGATCGGGCACCCGCAGGACATGATCTGTAATGCCAGCGACGACAGCTACATTCGCGACATCGCAGACTTGACGCGCTGGATGTCCTTCTCGCAGGCACGCGTGTGGGCAGGAAAGGTTTGGGAACTACTTCGTAGCAATGCTTTCCAGAATGCGCAGAAGACTCGTTTCAGTCCGAAACAGTGGCGTACCGATCTACGACGTATTCGCACCGCGTTCCTCGAAGTACTTGGTTACCTGCCGACGAAGTTGAACCTGAACCGATTTCAGCTCAAGAACCCTCGCGGCGGTAGACACATCAGCTACGCGATCGAACCTCTCGACGAGAGCGGACTGACCGGGTGTGAGCTTCTGGCGTCGTGGATGAAGGTCCACGCGAGCGGCGTCGGGCAGCGCATTCACGCGGCCTGACCTTTACCGTTAGTTTACCTAACGAACCCCGGCGAGCCATTCGACGCCTCTACGTTCCTTTCATGCAACTGAGCAGAATATTGTCGTGCGCCGCCGTGACCGTCGCACTCCCCCTCACCGCCCTGGCGGCCCCGGCCGCCGCATCGCCAACCGGCAGTCTCGACTGGTCCGGTTCGTTCGGTAGTTCAGCGCCCCAGCCGGTTTCGACATTCGACGTCCAAGCCCACCGCGGCGGGCTCGGCCTGTACACGGAAAGCAGCCTGGCCGCGTTCGCGAATGCCCTCGAAATGGGCGTCAGCACACTGGAACTCGATACCCAGATCACCGAGGACGGGATCGCTGTCGTCACGCACGATCGCAAGATCTCGAACAAGAAATGCCTCGACACCGAGCCCGCAACTGCGGGTGACCCGGAGTTCCCGTACGTCGGCAAATTCGTCAACACGCTGAGCCTGCAGCAAATCAAGACCATGGACTGCGGCACTCTCCCCCTTGCCGGATACCCTGAGCAGCAGAATGTTCCGGGAGCGAAAATGCAGACGCTCGAAGAAGTGCTTGCCCTGGTGAAGTCGTACAACGCACCCGGAATCAAGCTCAATATCGAGACCAAGGTGGAAGCGGGAGCGCCTCACGAGACCGCCCCGCGTGAGCAGTTCGTCTCTGTAGTCCTCGATACGATCCGGGCAGCCGGATTGTTGGACAGCGTCACCATTCAGAGCTTCGACTGGGGCTCGCTCATGCTCACCCGTCAACTCGCGCCGAGTGTCCCCGTCGTTGCGCTCACAAACGGCGACTTTCTCCAGGTAGGCAAGGACGGAGCGTCACCGTGGCTCGGCGGTCTGGACATCGATGATTTCGGTGGCGACGGCATCGCGGCGGTAGCAAGCTTTGG encodes:
- a CDS encoding WS/DGAT domain-containing protein, whose product is MTPTDAQTFWISEKIPNDQLLLYCFDGQSQHMDELRRSVVERASLIPDLNVRIRESPWHLDYPVWEPMPVDASLVRVHELPENSWLSCIHGIEKLLENHVDPRESPWTLHLFHGVTGVPRCSGPALIAVLQVAHSLADGKRASAIARQLFSPQPPAKQKTDVRRSGSAEILGRAALRLPGQLVSLFRDGRAGHRAQLQLQADTESGVVAPQAASRPKVRSNIPPGPHRLVRMVVRDSADFRGDGVSVTVGAMTAISVAMANYLTERDGSVPPELGAEVTIAKAGTPTARNHFRNAGVGLFPEVDDLRERAQLIRESMDERRARASHPSSAASDLALNAVPGPLVRWGVQQYDFTAVPDEVTGNTVVSSVARGDADLVLGGGVVRFTAGFPSLSPVMSLTHGVHGIGDTVTISITSSPASIPDIDVYEQMMHDAIDEVREALS
- a CDS encoding PE-PPE domain-containing protein, which translates into the protein MAEVTVLAVGGTGESHVGDHGARVRGLLSAVTDELDSRFDSRWVAYPASYGPVADGGLSFRHSTAMGVKALTAEIAQTDGPVMLIGYSQGCTVIRSALPTLNRANIIGVGLISDPQQPADVIEGCEGHGVAGDGPEIQPWIPVKWIGHPQDMICNASDDSYIRDIADLTRWMSFSQARVWAGKVWELLRSNAFQNAQKTRFSPKQWRTDLRRIRTAFLEVLGYLPTKLNLNRFQLKNPRGGRHISYAIEPLDESGLTGCELLASWMKVHASGVGQRIHAA
- a CDS encoding fumarate hydratase: MADFLYEDLLPIGDDTTEYRLLTTEGVSTVEGPDGRTFLQVEPEAMRLLTETALHDISHYLRTDHLTQLASILDDPEASNNDKFVALDLLKNANIAAAGVLPMCQDTGTAIVMGKRGQHVLTPGDDEKSIARGVYDAYTRLNLRYSQNAPITMWDEKNTGNNLPAQIELYADTAAGHENSYKFLFMAKGGGSANKSYLYQETKAILNPDSMMQFLEAKIRSLGTAACPPYHLAIVVGGTSAEFAMKTAKYASAHYLDELPTEGAITGRGFRDHELEKKVFELTQKIGIGAQFGGKYFCHDVRVVRLPRHGASLPVAIAVSCSADRQAKAKITPEGVFLEQLEFNPGRFLPEVTDAQLDEETDGISGTGKGAAVKIDLTKPMSEILAELSKHPVKTRLSLTGPLVVARDIAHAKIKERLDAGEEMPQYLKDHPVYYAGPAKTPDGMASGSFGPTTAGRMDSYVEQFQAAGGSMIMLAKGNRSKQVTDACNSHGGFYLGSIGGPAARLALDCIKKVDILEYAELGMEAVWKIDVEDFPAFIVVDDKGNDFFAHTGEVTLTIGKRPGL
- a CDS encoding phage holin family protein, whose amino-acid sequence is MISFLIRAAIFLGSAAVGLLVASLILSGFSAPTSGFIVAVVIFAIAQSVLAPFIATVAKRHAPAFLGGIGLVSTFVALLVASLFSNLSISGVSTWILGTVVVWLVTAVATLVLPLLFVRKKVQEKKAQ
- a CDS encoding SRPBCC family protein, with amino-acid sequence MASQNSDEFLVERTTIVKAEAPVVFALINDFHQWTQWSPWEGLDPAMQRTYAGPDAGVGASYAWAGNKKAGSGSMVITESVPNERVVLDLAFLKPFKAQNVTTFLISPNSGEVQVTWKMTGEKNLFFKIFGFIFSMDKLVGKDFEKGLSQLKAAAEKS
- a CDS encoding glycerophosphodiester phosphodiesterase family protein; amino-acid sequence: MQLSRILSCAAVTVALPLTALAAPAAASPTGSLDWSGSFGSSAPQPVSTFDVQAHRGGLGLYTESSLAAFANALEMGVSTLELDTQITEDGIAVVTHDRKISNKKCLDTEPATAGDPEFPYVGKFVNTLSLQQIKTMDCGTLPLAGYPEQQNVPGAKMQTLEEVLALVKSYNAPGIKLNIETKVEAGAPHETAPREQFVSVVLDTIRAAGLLDSVTIQSFDWGSLMLTRQLAPSVPVVALTNGDFLQVGKDGASPWLGGLDIDDFGGDGIAAVASFGASAYSPVQGTPQGGKVGDPGFTLYPTADMIASAHARGMKVIPWTVDDPATMHALIDLGVDGIITDYPDRLRAVLAERGMPLPAPAVKK
- a CDS encoding L-lactate dehydrogenase; the protein is MTTPNRSSRRKVSVVGAGSVGTAIAYACLIRGSADALALYDTNSAKVRAEVLDLNHGTQFTPPCTVDGGDDISVTAGSDLVVVTAGAKQHPGQSRLELAAVNVKIAQTLTEQLLAVSPDAVLLFVTNPVDVATYAAIQAAGLSYRGRIFGSGTVLDTARLRFLLATELGVAVENVHAFIVGEHGDSEIPLWSSATIGGVPATSFVGPSGGVLGPDLRAKVAKSVVESAYEIIEGKGATNLAIGLSSAFIAEVVLRDEQRVLPVSTLQSGVHGLEHVCLSLPTMVGRAGAGRVLEVPLSEREASGLRSSARTLREVQESLGL
- a CDS encoding VOC family protein produces the protein MTRPNIGMDYAVLDCPDPAALANFYVQVLEWKSVRDEDDWHVIEGPGGGRLAFQLAPDFVPVDWPTSGVGIHLDLFVDSLEPAEAWVISLGAQRVTDIPEHQTFRVYRDPVGHFFCLCLRD
- a CDS encoding winged helix DNA-binding domain-containing protein — protein: MSSATSLTQVANFRWHRHQLDRAVVGDADHSDCSILDLGIQNTGPDGAAWALRIRGVRVDATELALAWTLRGAPHYYRRGDLPAVAAATSPFSEADAAKRIYDANRPLKAAGIPTLTALQTVAAAMRDIVSKPTVKGEMSAQLTNRVTEPYLRFCRPCNATHLYEMPFRLAALQAGLELQPDTSPPVLERIPGWRRRPFSATGADADSRFDVIRGYLRFYGPATPAHVASFLDAPVRDVKAHWPIDAEEIEVNGEKRWILEQDREDLFGSPTDSSTRLLGPFDPYVQLKDRETLVPDPTAQKTVWPPLGRPGTVVVGGTITGLWRPRASGKKLKVAITPWGTWSRSARAAMAQQAEILAEFRGVELSELVEVS
- a CDS encoding mismatch-specific DNA-glycosylase: MGFTRAELESFRDAEIEDLIGPDCRLLFVGINPGLWTAATGAHFARPGNRFYPALLRAGIIEHAIDPSAGMSDADTQHLIDRGVGITNLAVRATARADELTSEELATGGVRVRNIVRATNPVVVAFAGITAYRTAFGDKKAKAGRQDRDFEGTKLWIVPNPSGLNAHETVDTLAAKYRSAASEAGIL